The following are from one region of the Salvia hispanica cultivar TCC Black 2014 chromosome 1, UniMelb_Shisp_WGS_1.0, whole genome shotgun sequence genome:
- the LOC125201486 gene encoding aluminum-activated malate transporter 10 — protein sequence MAKESEPWEWRMSFPDGMSMLFVSECIPHTPGFIVGLLFKSLGLMQSGWRYGTSEPRKIIHCFKVGMALCLVSLFYYVNPLYEGVGGNAMWAVLTVVVALEYTVGRHLNMVKID from the coding sequence ATGGCCAAGGAGAGCGAGCCGTGGGAGTGGAGGATGAGCTTCCCTGACGGCATGTCAATGCTTTTCGTCTCCGAGTGCATTCCTCACACCCCTGGATTCATTGTGGGCTTGTTGTTCAAGTCTTTGGGATTGATGCAAAGTGGTTGGAGATATGGAACGAGCGAGCCTCGGAAGATAATCCATTGTTTCAAAGTTGGGATGGCTCTGTGCCTCGTCTCCTTGTTTTACTATGTTAACCCTTTGTATGAAGGAGTCGGAGGGAATGCTATGTGGGCTGTCCTCACCGTTGTTGTTGCTCTCGAGTACACCGTAGGTAGGCATCTCAATATggtcaaaattgattaa
- the LOC125194720 gene encoding aluminum-activated malate transporter 10-like: protein MPGATICKCVNRTTATFIAGALGVGVHWKHLPLLCFVTASSTTFLRFLPSVKKHFDHGALIFIFTYILISVSGYRVPDLFDFAQHRLSNVAIGTSICVVTSIFCCPVWAGNELHSLILNNMEKLADSLDAYVTVYLRDDADEDADDMKKEASKEKLVGYRSVLDSMSTEESLVNYARWEPAHGCFSFKHPWKDYLELGALLRSYANCIDALSGIVSDTKAPAFLKRQFSTVCLKLSLNSSAVLRELVVVVRTSAESPKIGLRLKEMCVAVQELHNGLNALSNQNAVATETKPEELSEGKGESNVLPFVAIVQLVTLSSLLIEIVARTEKLVKAVNILAHKVTSSE from the exons ATGCCAGGTGCAACCATCTGTAAATGTGTGAACAGAACAACCGCAACTTTCATCGCAGGGGCACTAGGTGTTGGTGTGCATTGG AAACATTTACCATTGCTTTGTTTTGTTACAGCTTCATCAACAACTTTCCTTCGGTTCCTCCCATCAGTAAAAAAACATTTCGACCATGGAGCTCTCATCTTTATCTTTACCTACATACTCATCTCGGTCTCTGGATATCGCGTGCCAGACTTGTTTGACTTTGCACAACACAGACTGTCCAATGTTGCGATTGGCACCTCCATCTGTGTTGTCACCAGCATCTTCTGCTGTCCTGTTTGGGCGGGAAACGAGCTTCACAGCCTCATTCTAAACAACATGGAAAAACTTGCTGACTCTTTGGATG CATATGTAACAGTATACCTCCGGGATGATGCGGATGAAGATGCAGACGACATGAAGAAGGAAGCTTCTAAGGAGAAACTGGTAGGATACAGAAGCGTTCTTGATTCCATGTCTACTGAAGAATCCTTG GTTAATTATGCGAGATGGGAGCCTGCTCATGGATGCTTCAGTTTCAAACATCCTTGGAAGGATTACCTCGAGCTTGGGGCTTTACTCAGAAGTTACGCTAACTGCATCGACGCCCTCTCTGGTATTGTCTCGGACACAAAG GCGCCAGCTTTCTTGAAGAGGCAATTCAGCACCGTGTGTCTGAAGCTGAGCTTGAATTCCTCAGCAGTCCTACGGGAGTTGGTGGTCGTTGTCCGCACATCAGCAGAATCACCCAAGATCGGTCTTAGGCTAAAAGAGATGTGTGTGGCAGTTCAAGAACTACATAACGGTCTCAATGCGCTGTCTAACCAAAACGCTGTAGCAACAGAAACGAAACCAGAGGAGCTTAGTGAAGGCAAGGGAGAGTCAAATGTCTTACCATTTGTAGCAATTGTCCAGCTAGTCACATTGTCATCACTGTTGATAGAGATAGTTGCAAGAACAGAGAAACTAGTAAAGGCTGTAAATATACTGGCTCATAAAGTAACTAGTTCAGAGTAG
- the LOC125209679 gene encoding pyridoxine/pyridoxamine 5'-phosphate oxidase 2 isoform X4, with translation MGSSSAPWKQLLLCSIEANSHLKHHSYFQLATVSSNNRPSNRTVVFRGFQDDADKILINTDTRTRKINDLKHCPFAEICWYFTESWEQFRISGVVDVIDGTTSDPLKLEQREKSWFASSLRSRMQYVGASPGLPAVASEQSSQSPSLDPSIGPVAAFCLLLFDPHQVDYLNLKSNERLVFTSIASDSGRKLWSSQK, from the exons ATGGGCAGCTCGTCGGCGCCATGGAAACAGCTCCTTCTCTGTTCAATTGAGGCCAACTCCCATCTGAAGCACCACTCCTACTTCCAGCTC GCAACTGTTTCATCGAATAACAGACCCTCTAATCGCACTGTTGTTTTCAG AGGATTTCAGGATGATGCTGATAAGATTCTGATCAACACCGACACTCGAACCCGCAAG ATAAATGATCTCAAGCACTGCCCTTTTGCTGAG ATATGTTGGTACTTCACGGAATCATGGGAGCAATTCCGGATTAGTGGAGTGGTGGATGTCATAGATGGAACTACTTCTGATCCACTCAAACTTGAG CAAAGAGAGAAATCATGGTTTGCATCTTCCCTTAGATCAAGAATGCAGTATGTTGGGGCCTCTCCAGGACTGCCTGCTGTTGCAAGTGAACAATCATCCCAGTCTCCCTCTTTGGATCCTTCCATTGGACCAGTTGCTGCATTCTGCCTGCTCCTATTTGACCCCCATCAG GTTGACTATCTAAATTTGAAAAGCAATGAGAGATTGGTGTTCACGTCAATAGCCAGCGACAGCGGAAGGAAGCTCTGGAGTTCACAGAAG TAG
- the LOC125209679 gene encoding pyridoxine/pyridoxamine 5'-phosphate oxidase 2 isoform X1: MGSSSAPWKQLLLCSIEANSHLKHHSYFQLATVSSNNRPSNRTVVFRGFQDDADKILINTDTRTRKINDLKHCPFAEICWYFTESWEQFRISGVVDVIDGTTSDPLKLEQREKSWFASSLRSRMQYVGASPGLPAVASEQSSQSPSLDPSIGPVAAFCLLLFDPHQVDYLNLKSNERLVFTSIASDSGRKLWSSQKIRGCNNYCTMDSRCAGEGSFIGIRCNQGKHKREIFVTGSGNIDSGAPL, encoded by the exons ATGGGCAGCTCGTCGGCGCCATGGAAACAGCTCCTTCTCTGTTCAATTGAGGCCAACTCCCATCTGAAGCACCACTCCTACTTCCAGCTC GCAACTGTTTCATCGAATAACAGACCCTCTAATCGCACTGTTGTTTTCAG AGGATTTCAGGATGATGCTGATAAGATTCTGATCAACACCGACACTCGAACCCGCAAG ATAAATGATCTCAAGCACTGCCCTTTTGCTGAG ATATGTTGGTACTTCACGGAATCATGGGAGCAATTCCGGATTAGTGGAGTGGTGGATGTCATAGATGGAACTACTTCTGATCCACTCAAACTTGAG CAAAGAGAGAAATCATGGTTTGCATCTTCCCTTAGATCAAGAATGCAGTATGTTGGGGCCTCTCCAGGACTGCCTGCTGTTGCAAGTGAACAATCATCCCAGTCTCCCTCTTTGGATCCTTCCATTGGACCAGTTGCTGCATTCTGCCTGCTCCTATTTGACCCCCATCAG GTTGACTATCTAAATTTGAAAAGCAATGAGAGATTGGTGTTCACGTCAATAGCCAGCGACAGCGGAAGGAAGCTCTGGAGTTCACAGAAG ATACGTGGATGCAACAATTATTGTACAATGGATTCGAGGTGTGCGGGGGAAGGGAGCTTTATTGGCATCCGCTGCAACCAAGGCAAGCACAAGAGGGAAATCTTTGTCACCGGAAGTGGGAATATTGACTCAGGAGCACCGCTCTAG
- the LOC125209679 gene encoding pyridoxine/pyridoxamine 5'-phosphate oxidase 2 isoform X2, with product MGSSSAPWKQLLLCSIEANSHLKHHSYFQLATVSSNNRPSNRTVVFRGFQDDADKILINTDTRTRKINDLKHCPFAEICWYFTESWEQFRISGVVDVIDGTTSDPLKLEQREKSWFASSLRSRMQYVGASPGLPAVASEQSSQSPSLDPSIGPVAAFCLLLFDPHQVDYLNLKSNERLVFTSIASDSGRKLWSSQKELGPK from the exons ATGGGCAGCTCGTCGGCGCCATGGAAACAGCTCCTTCTCTGTTCAATTGAGGCCAACTCCCATCTGAAGCACCACTCCTACTTCCAGCTC GCAACTGTTTCATCGAATAACAGACCCTCTAATCGCACTGTTGTTTTCAG AGGATTTCAGGATGATGCTGATAAGATTCTGATCAACACCGACACTCGAACCCGCAAG ATAAATGATCTCAAGCACTGCCCTTTTGCTGAG ATATGTTGGTACTTCACGGAATCATGGGAGCAATTCCGGATTAGTGGAGTGGTGGATGTCATAGATGGAACTACTTCTGATCCACTCAAACTTGAG CAAAGAGAGAAATCATGGTTTGCATCTTCCCTTAGATCAAGAATGCAGTATGTTGGGGCCTCTCCAGGACTGCCTGCTGTTGCAAGTGAACAATCATCCCAGTCTCCCTCTTTGGATCCTTCCATTGGACCAGTTGCTGCATTCTGCCTGCTCCTATTTGACCCCCATCAG GTTGACTATCTAAATTTGAAAAGCAATGAGAGATTGGTGTTCACGTCAATAGCCAGCGACAGCGGAAGGAAGCTCTGGAGTTCACAGAAG GAACTTGGTCCAAAGTAG
- the LOC125209679 gene encoding pyridoxine/pyridoxamine 5'-phosphate oxidase 2 isoform X3, with product MGSSSAPWKQLLLCSIEANSHLKHHSYFQLATVSSNNRPSNRTVVFRGFQDDADKILINTDTRTRKINDLKHCPFAEICWYFTESWEQFRISGVVDVIDGTTSDPLKLEQREKSWFASSLRSRMQYVGASPGLPAVASEQSSQSPSLDPSIGPVAAFCLLLFDPHQVDYLNLKSNERLVFTSIASDSGRKLWSSQKVNP from the exons ATGGGCAGCTCGTCGGCGCCATGGAAACAGCTCCTTCTCTGTTCAATTGAGGCCAACTCCCATCTGAAGCACCACTCCTACTTCCAGCTC GCAACTGTTTCATCGAATAACAGACCCTCTAATCGCACTGTTGTTTTCAG AGGATTTCAGGATGATGCTGATAAGATTCTGATCAACACCGACACTCGAACCCGCAAG ATAAATGATCTCAAGCACTGCCCTTTTGCTGAG ATATGTTGGTACTTCACGGAATCATGGGAGCAATTCCGGATTAGTGGAGTGGTGGATGTCATAGATGGAACTACTTCTGATCCACTCAAACTTGAG CAAAGAGAGAAATCATGGTTTGCATCTTCCCTTAGATCAAGAATGCAGTATGTTGGGGCCTCTCCAGGACTGCCTGCTGTTGCAAGTGAACAATCATCCCAGTCTCCCTCTTTGGATCCTTCCATTGGACCAGTTGCTGCATTCTGCCTGCTCCTATTTGACCCCCATCAG GTTGACTATCTAAATTTGAAAAGCAATGAGAGATTGGTGTTCACGTCAATAGCCAGCGACAGCGGAAGGAAGCTCTGGAGTTCACAGAAGGTGAATCCCTAG